CTCGGGGATGACGTTCGACCGCGGCGACGGTCTCTCCGAACCGGAAGGTGACGGCCAGCTCCCGCAGGTGGTACTTCAGCGACTCGATCACCTCGACGTCGCAGAAGTCGAGCATGCCGGGCCGCTTCTCGACCACCGTGATCTTGCTGCCGAGGGCGGCGAACATGGAGGCGTACTCCATGCCGATCACCCCCGCCCCGACGATGACCATGGAACGCGGCACCTGCTCCAGGTTGAGCACATTGTCCGAGTCCATGATCGTCCGCCCGTCGAACTCGACGCTCGCGGGCCTGGCCGGACGGGTGCCGGTGGCGATGACGATGCGCTCGGCGGTCAACTGCCGTTCGTTGCCGTTCACTTCGCGCAGGGCGATCGTGTGGTCGTCGAGGAAGCGGCCGGTGCCCGCGAAGAGAGAGACGTGGTTGCGTGACAACTGGCTGCGGATGACGTCGACTTCCCGGCTGACCACGTGCTCGGTGCGCGCGGTCAGATCGGCGACGGTGATGTCCTCCTTGAGGCGGTAGCTCTGGCCGTACAGATCCCGCTGGGTGAGGCCGGTGAGATACAGAACCGCCTCACGCAGGGTCTTGGAAGGGATGGTCCCGGTGTGGATGGAGACCCCGCCGACCATGTCGGGGCGGTCGATGACGGCGACCCGACGGCCGAGCTTGGCCGCCGCGATGGCGGCCTTCTGGCCGCCCGGGCCGGATCCGATGACGAGCATGTCGAAGTCGGGCACGCTCCGGAGTCTGTCAGGCCGAGACCTTCCCTAGTGCTGTGACCGCATAGGTTCGCCGGGTTGGTGGTCGTGGCGGTTGGATGTGCGGTGACATCCGATCTGATCGCTGGAGGCGTGGTGGCTGAGCCTGTCCGTGTGCGCAGACTGACCGACCAGGAGGGGCGGCGTCTGCAGCAGATCGTGCGCCGTGGCAGTACGAGTTCGGTGCGCTATCGGCGGGCGATGATGCTGCTGGCCTCGGCCGGCGGGAACCGTGTGCCGGTGATCGCCCAGCTGGTGCAGGCCGACGACGACACCGTGCGCGATGTGATCCACCGGTTCAACGAGATCGGCCTGGCCTGCCTGGACCCTCAATGGGCGGGAGGCCGTCCCCGCCTGCTCAGCCCTGACGACGAGAACTTCGTCATCCAGACGGCCACCACCCGCCCCGCCAAGCTCGGCCAGCCCTTCACCCGCTGGTCGCTGCGCAAACTCGTCGCCTACCTGCGCAAAGTCCACGGCCGGGTGATCCGAATCGGCCGCGAGACCTTACGCGGCCTGCTCGCCCGCCGCGGCGTGACCTTCCAGCGGACCAAGACCTGGAAGGAGTCCACCGACCCTGAGCGCGACGCCAAGCTCGACCGGATCGAGTACGTCCTGGAGAACTTCCCCGACCGCGTATTCGCTTTTGACGAGTTCGGCCCGCTGGGCATCCGCCCCACCGGGGGAGCCTGCTGGGCCGGGCAGGGCCGCCCCGACCGAGTCCCGGCGACCTACCACCGCACCCACGGCGTCACCTACTTCCACGGCTGCTACTCGATCGGCGACGACACCTTGTGGGGCGTCAACCGCCGTCGCAAGGGAGCGGCCAACAGCCTGGCCGCACTCAAGTCCGTCCGGGCCGCCCGCCCGGACGGCGCCCCGATCTACGTGATCCTGGACAACCTCTCCGCGCACAAGGGCACGAAGATCCGCCGGTGGGCGCAGAAGAACAAGGTCGAGCTGTGCTTCACCCCGACCAACGCCTCCTGGGCCAACCCGATCGAGGCGCACTTCGGGCCACTGCGGCAGTTCACCCTCGCCAACTCCCACCATCCGAACCACACAGTCCAGACCCGTGAGCTGCACGCATACCTGCGCTGGCGCAACACCAACGCCCGCCACCCCGACGTCCTGGCCGCCCAACGCAAAGAACGCGCCCGCATCCGCAGCGAGAAAGGCATCCGCTGGGGCGGACGCGCCCTCGCCGACGCGGCCTGACCCAACCGGCGAACCTATGCGGTCACAGCACTAGGAAGGGTGAGCCGGGGATCAGAAGGGACGGCGCCGGGACGGGAATTCGGCGGCGGGCGAACTGATCGGTGAATCGTGCGCGGCCGTCGCCCTTCTGGGCTACATTCGAGAACCCTCGCACCGGCGCCTGTGGGGTGCGGCCACGTTGAGGAGAATTCCGGAGCGGCGCATGCACCAGTCCGACCTTCCTCCACCGGCGACAACACCGCTGCAGGGGGGACTCGCCGACAGTCTCCTCGAAACGGCACACCGCACCCCTCACCTTCCGCAGATCGCGCGCCGCCTCGATGCCTCCTCCCCGGTCTGGGTGCCGGTGACCGCCGTCGAGTTGTGGGACGAGGTTTCCGACCTGGCGCGCGGGCTCGTCGTGTCGGGGTTACGCCCGGGCGACCGCGTGGCCATCATGGCGCGTACCCGCTACGAGTGGACCGTGCTCTGCCATGCGCTGTGGTCGGTGGGCGCGGAAGTCGTTCCGATCTACCCGACGTCGTCGCACGACCAGGTCGGGTGGATCCTCAAGGACGCGCACTGCGTCGCCGTGGTGGTCGAGGACGAGCAGGGCGCCATGACGGTCGGCTCGGCGTGTGCCGAGCTCCCGTTCCTGCGCCACGTCTGGCAGTTGGACACCGGGGCGCTGTCGCACCTGGCCGACCGGGGCCAGGCGATACCGGCGACGACGGTCGACTCGCTGCGCCGGATCGTGCTGCCCGATTCGACCGCGGTCATCGCCTACACGTCCGGCACGACGGCACACCCCAGGGGCTGCGCCCTGACGCATCGCAACGTGGCGAGCCTCTGCGACACGCTGCTCGCAGGCTGGAGACAGACGACGGCTCCTCCGGGAGAGCAGCCCGCCATCCTCGCCTTCCTCCCCTTCTCCCATGTGTACGGCCTCTTGGTCCAGGGGATCTGTCTGCGCGGCGGCGTCCTGATGGGACATGAACCCGATCTGCGGGTGGAGGCGCTCTCCGCGGCCTTCCGGTCCTTCCGGCCGACCTTCCTGTTCGCGGTTCCGTTCGTCTTCGAGAAGATCTACAAGAATTTTCTGCGAACGGCCCAGCAGACGGGCCGTGGGGCGCTGTTCGAGCGTGCCGTCCGCACCGCGCAGGACTTCGCCGCCGCCGAAGAGCGTCACCGCCTGGGCGCCGGTCCCGGCCCCGGCTTCGACCTGCGGCTGCAGCACTCCCTCTACGAGAAGACGGTGTACAAGAAGCTGCGCGCGACGCTGGGCGGGAGGGTGTGCGGCGCCGTGTCGGGTGGTTCGCCCCTGAACCGTGAACTCGCCCTCTTCTACGCGGGAATCGGGATCTTCGTGCACGACGGATACGGGCTGACGGAGACGAGCGGAGGCATCACGGCGCAGCCGGTGGGGCGGGGGAAGATCGGAACGGTCGGACAGCCCTTGCCGGGCACGGAGGTGCACGTGGCCGACGACGGGGAGATCTTCGTCTGGGGGCCCTCGGTCTTCCAGGGATACATCAATGACGTCCAGGCCAATCAGGAGACGTTCCACAACGGTTGGCTGGCCACCGGGGACATCGGCCGTCTGGACTCCGAGGGTTATCTGACCATCACCGGGCGCAAGAAGGACATCATCATCACGAGTGGCGGCAAGAGTGTGGCTCCCGCCGCTCTCGAGGAGCGCCTGCGGGCCCACCCGCTCGTCCATCATGCCGTGGTGGTGGGCGACAACCGGCCCTGCGTGGGGGCCCTCATCACGCTGGATCCCGAATTCGTCGCGCACTGGCGTGCGTCCCGGGCCAAGGGTGATACACCGGTCCGGGACGCGCGCGAGGAGAACGAACTGCGGGAGGAAGTCAGACGCGCGGTCGGCGCCGCCAACAGCACCGTGTCCCGCTCGGAATCCATTCGGGTGTTCCGCGTCCTCCCGGAGCTCTTCGATCTGTCCAACGGATTGCTCACGCCCTCGATGAAGTTGCGCCGCGATGAGATCACTCGGCGGTTCGCCGCCGAGATCGAGGCGATGTATCAGGGGTCGTCGCGGGTTCCGCGGGAGTACGCGACCAGTGAGCCGTCGCTCTGGGAGGACTCGGACAACGTTTTCCGGTGAACCGGTCCGGCGCCGTCGCGGCGGGATTGATCATGCGTCGACCTTGACCGGCACGGTCGACCTCGACCGCACACAGGAGGGACTAGTCAGGTCGCCGGTGCCACCGTGTCCCGCGTACGCACCCATCCGAGCAGGGCCACCGAGCTCACCGCCGCGAACGCGCACCACGTCGAGACGAACTCCAGCTCCCACAGCGCCCAGCAGATCACCGCCCCCACCGCCACCAGGGCGCCGAGCGACAGCAGTCCGCGATCGCCGGAGAGCAGCAGCGCGCCGACGGTGGCGAGGAGGTAGCCCGCGACGAGCAGTTCCGGGTGGGACAGGTCGATGACGTAGCCGACGGTGTGGCCGCGGATCTCGGCCGTCACGGGACCGGTGGCGAGGGCGTACGCGAGGGCCGCCGCGGTCGCGAGGCCGGACGCGAGCGGGAGCGTCAGCCGGCGCCGGGCACGCCCCGGCACCGCGCACACCACGCCCGCCGGCACCCACACCGCCAGCAGCGGAAGGGCGATCACAGCCCAGGCGACGGTGGCGGGACCCGTCCCTCCGCCCGCGTCCCAGACCACGGACTCGATGATCTGGTGGGCTCCGAGCAGCAACGGCAGCGCGGCCAGCGGGAGATCCCCCCAACTGCGCACCTGCGTCACACAAGCCACTCCGACAGCGGCGATCCCGGCACCTGCTGCCAGATCGGCCGTCGCACTCCAGCACATCGCGTCACCCACCGCGTCAACAGGGGTCCGGCGTCACAAGATCGCGCCTTTCGGTGCACCACGCTAGGCCGCCGCACCGCGATGCCCGTCGAGGACACGAGCCTGGCCCGATGTGCCGCGCGGCCGAACTCGCGCGCCCGCAACTCGGCGAAGCCGACCGCGCCATCCGCACCGCCCGCACCGTCCTCGCCACCGGCGCCATCCGCACCGCCCGCGCCACCGGCGCCACGCGCACCGCCCGCGCCACCCGCGCCGTCCGCCCGCAGCCCGACGAAGCCGCTCCCCTCGTCCGCCCCGCGCGGCTCTGCGAAGCCGCCCGCCCCGCCCGTGCCGGAGCCGTCTCCTGCGCCGCATGTGTCGCCGGTGGTCTCAGTCGTCCCCATCGTCGCCCCCTCCGCCTCGACCGGGCCCGCGGCCTGCCCGACGGACCTGCTGCCGCCCGGCCCTCATCATCCGCCGGTACGGTCCGCGCCACAGGTCTTCTCAACCCCTGAAGCTTCAACAAAGCCCTGCGTGGCCGCTCCCGCCCCGGGAGCGGCCACGCCAGACTCGGCGCGTGGTGCGCGGGGAGCCGAGGCGGGGGATGCTTGTAGCTGATGGGACAGCGGATACGCAGGTGCTAGTGATGCCGTCGGGGGCCTTCCGGTACGGGAGGCCTCCTCTGGCTATGGCTGGGCTGATCCCGGAGGTATGCCGAGGGCCTCTTCCGGCAGGCACCCGCGCCATCGACCCGCGACCGCTGCCGGCCAGTGACGTCAGGACGGTACGGCGATGAAGAGCTATGGAAACCGCCACGGTGGAGTCGTCACCAGTCAGTCGGTGTTCGGAGCGCCGTGCTGGGTCAGCCTGACCACACGCGACCTGCGGGCCGCGGAGGACTTCTACCACGCCGTACTGGGCTGGGAGTGGGACTCCGACAGCAAGATGGGCGAGCAGTACCGGATCGCCCGCGTCGACAAGGTCCCCGTCGCGGGGCTCTCAGAGGTGGACTTCGTGGCCAGGACGGCGGTCGCCTGGACCGCCTACTTCGCCGTGTCGAGTGCGAACGAGACGGTAGCCCGTAGCCAGGAGCGCGGGGGTACGACCGCGGTGGGCCCGATCTCACTGCCGCCGGGCCGGGCGGCACTGCTGGCCGACCGGGACGGGGCGGTCTTCGGTATCTGGGAGGGCGAACTGGTGTCCGGCTGGGAGACGTGGCGCCGCGCGGCACCCGTCTTCATACGGCTGCACACCCGCGACGCCTTCGACGCCGCCCTGTTCTACGGAGAGGTTCTGGACTGGGCATCCTCGACCCCCGGATGCTGCGAGGTCCGCTACGAGGAGAACGAGGTCGTCCTGCGCAGTCAGGAGCAGGTCGTGGCCAGGATCCACTCGGGCGCGGTGGGGGCGGCGCCCGATCCCACCATCCGGCCGCACTGGCAGATCCACTTCGCGGTCTCCGACGTGGAGGCCTGTGCCCGGGCCGCGCGAGCGCACGGCGGCACGGCCCATCAGCAGGGGGTCGGCTCGACGGAGGCGGTCCTCAGCGACCCCGACGGGGCGCACTTCACCGTGACCTCCAAGGCCGCCGTATAGGACCTCCAAGGCCGCGTCCCGTCCTGCTCCCCCAGCTGCCAGCGCCTCCCCCAGCGCCGTGCGCCCGTACAGGACGTAGAGACCCCGCCGGTGCGACACCAGCAGCTCCGCCTCGCGCAGCACGGAGGGCGAGCCTGACCGTGCCGGTAGTGGCCCAGGCCATGGCCCTGCTGGGCCTGTACGCGGGCGGGCGCAGCCAGGCGGTGGTGGTCGCCATGCTGATGCTGCTGGGGGCGTCGGTGGGCCCCTTCGTCATGGCCACGCAGAGTGAGGTGCTGCGCGTCGCGCCCGGGCGGACGGAGCCGGCCCTGGCGGCGAACTCGGCCGCCTTCAACGCGGGCGTCGCGGCGGGCGCGCTGACCGGAGGCGCCCTGCTGTCCGCCATCGGGGTGCGCGGAACCTTCCTGGTCGGGGGGCTGCTGACGCTCGCGGCGCTGGCGGTGCTGACGTGGCCGGCGCATACGCGCCCGGAGGAAGTCACCCCGCCCACGACGCGACGGAATCCGCGGATCGGGCTCCAATAGAGGGTGATGGGATTCAACCGGTACGACAGGTGCCGCCGAGCCGCGCGTCATGGCGGCGGTGCGATGGAGGTCCGCGATGTCCACTGCTCTCCGGCTCCTGCCCGCCCTCTCCCGCGAACATCGCGAACGGCTGATGAGCGTGGCCCGCGAGGTCGCGTTCCCCGAGGACGGGAGGATCTTCGAGGCAGGCGGAACCGCGGACCGTTTCTGGGTGGTCCGCTCCGGAACGGTCTCCCTCTACCAGCAGGTCGTCGCGGACAGACGCATCTCCGTGGCGACCCTCGGGCCAGGTGATCTGCTCGGCTGGTCCTGGCTGTTTCCGCCCCACACATGGGATTTCGGCGCCGAGGCCTTCAGTCCCGTACGCGCCTACGAGTTCGACGCCGCTCGGGTACGCACCCTGTGCGACCAGGATCCGACGCTGGAGCTGTCCCTGACCCGGACGATCGGC
This genomic interval from Streptomyces dengpaensis contains the following:
- a CDS encoding cyclic nucleotide-binding domain-containing protein: MSTALRLLPALSREHRERLMSVAREVAFPEDGRIFEAGGTADRFWVVRSGTVSLYQQVVADRRISVATLGPGDLLGWSWLFPPHTWDFGAEAFSPVRAYEFDAARVRTLCDQDPTLELSLTRTIGAILAHRLETTRAALIEHYARHGRSGDG
- a CDS encoding VOC family protein, coding for MKSYGNRHGGVVTSQSVFGAPCWVSLTTRDLRAAEDFYHAVLGWEWDSDSKMGEQYRIARVDKVPVAGLSEVDFVARTAVAWTAYFAVSSANETVARSQERGGTTAVGPISLPPGRAALLADRDGAVFGIWEGELVSGWETWRRAAPVFIRLHTRDAFDAALFYGEVLDWASSTPGCCEVRYEENEVVLRSQEQVVARIHSGAVGAAPDPTIRPHWQIHFAVSDVEACARAARAHGGTAHQQGVGSTEAVLSDPDGAHFTVTSKAAV
- the sthA gene encoding Si-specific NAD(P)(+) transhydrogenase, which encodes MPDFDMLVIGSGPGGQKAAIAAAKLGRRVAVIDRPDMVGGVSIHTGTIPSKTLREAVLYLTGLTQRDLYGQSYRLKEDITVADLTARTEHVVSREVDVIRSQLSRNHVSLFAGTGRFLDDHTIALREVNGNERQLTAERIVIATGTRPARPASVEFDGRTIMDSDNVLNLEQVPRSMVIVGAGVIGMEYASMFAALGSKITVVEKRPGMLDFCDVEVIESLKYHLRELAVTFRFGETVAAVERHPRGTLTVLESGKKIPADAVMYSAGRQGLTDELDLDKAGLSADARGRITVDEHYRTEVPHVYAVGDVIGFPALAATSMEQGRTAAYHACGEPVNRMHDLQPIGIYTIPEISFIGRTEDQLTEDRVPFEVGISRYRELARGQIIGDSHGMLKLLVSPEDRTLLGVHCFGTGATELIHIGQSVMGCGGTVDYLVDAVFNYPTLAESYKVAALDATNKIRHIDRLRD
- a CDS encoding IS630 family transposase, producing the protein MAEPVRVRRLTDQEGRRLQQIVRRGSTSSVRYRRAMMLLASAGGNRVPVIAQLVQADDDTVRDVIHRFNEIGLACLDPQWAGGRPRLLSPDDENFVIQTATTRPAKLGQPFTRWSLRKLVAYLRKVHGRVIRIGRETLRGLLARRGVTFQRTKTWKESTDPERDAKLDRIEYVLENFPDRVFAFDEFGPLGIRPTGGACWAGQGRPDRVPATYHRTHGVTYFHGCYSIGDDTLWGVNRRRKGAANSLAALKSVRAARPDGAPIYVILDNLSAHKGTKIRRWAQKNKVELCFTPTNASWANPIEAHFGPLRQFTLANSHHPNHTVQTRELHAYLRWRNTNARHPDVLAAQRKERARIRSEKGIRWGGRALADAA
- a CDS encoding DUF6629 family protein, which codes for MCWSATADLAAGAGIAAVGVACVTQVRSWGDLPLAALPLLLGAHQIIESVVWDAGGGTGPATVAWAVIALPLLAVWVPAGVVCAVPGRARRRLTLPLASGLATAAALAYALATGPVTAEIRGHTVGYVIDLSHPELLVAGYLLATVGALLLSGDRGLLSLGALVAVGAVICWALWELEFVSTWCAFAAVSSVALLGWVRTRDTVAPAT
- a CDS encoding MFS transporter, translating into MTVPVVAQAMALLGLYAGGRSQAVVVAMLMLLGASVGPFVMATQSEVLRVAPGRTEPALAANSAAFNAGVAAGALTGGALLSAIGVRGTFLVGGLLTLAALAVLTWPAHTRPEEVTPPTTRRNPRIGLQ
- a CDS encoding AMP-dependent synthetase/ligase; translation: MHQSDLPPPATTPLQGGLADSLLETAHRTPHLPQIARRLDASSPVWVPVTAVELWDEVSDLARGLVVSGLRPGDRVAIMARTRYEWTVLCHALWSVGAEVVPIYPTSSHDQVGWILKDAHCVAVVVEDEQGAMTVGSACAELPFLRHVWQLDTGALSHLADRGQAIPATTVDSLRRIVLPDSTAVIAYTSGTTAHPRGCALTHRNVASLCDTLLAGWRQTTAPPGEQPAILAFLPFSHVYGLLVQGICLRGGVLMGHEPDLRVEALSAAFRSFRPTFLFAVPFVFEKIYKNFLRTAQQTGRGALFERAVRTAQDFAAAEERHRLGAGPGPGFDLRLQHSLYEKTVYKKLRATLGGRVCGAVSGGSPLNRELALFYAGIGIFVHDGYGLTETSGGITAQPVGRGKIGTVGQPLPGTEVHVADDGEIFVWGPSVFQGYINDVQANQETFHNGWLATGDIGRLDSEGYLTITGRKKDIIITSGGKSVAPAALEERLRAHPLVHHAVVVGDNRPCVGALITLDPEFVAHWRASRAKGDTPVRDAREENELREEVRRAVGAANSTVSRSESIRVFRVLPELFDLSNGLLTPSMKLRRDEITRRFAAEIEAMYQGSSRVPREYATSEPSLWEDSDNVFR